A genomic stretch from Desulfolutivibrio sulfodismutans DSM 3696 includes:
- a CDS encoding dihydroorotase, with amino-acid sequence MALPDLAVTNLILPETPHAVDLLCRKGHVLGVSPHAPGTAYENARVIDGRGLTLLPGLTDAHAHLREPGQEWKEDIASGLAAAAAGGFSNVMCMANTSPVNDTASITEHMTKRAAETWPGGPRLFPIGALTRGLLGKELAPMAELAQAGCVAFSNDGRPVADAELFRHAMEYAWDLGLRVIDHCEEPTMSPGAGMNEGRVSSRLGLPGQPDVAEAIQVARDVLLADYLRIPVHLAHVSCRRSVEIIERAKARGVPVTAETCPHYLHFTEAEVEGYNTLAKVSPPLRTRDDVLALIQALREGVIDILATDHAPHAAHEKETPFGEAPCGISGLETALSLSFVLTDKGMLDAADIVRLFSSNPARLFKLPHNTFTPGDPADFVLFDPRQAWKVTPESLFSKGKNTPCLGRTLTGRVMALYIGGQPVFTRGECAPAATAAASRRTHGRSS; translated from the coding sequence GTGGCCCTTCCCGATCTCGCCGTCACCAACCTGATCCTTCCCGAGACGCCCCATGCCGTGGATCTGTTATGCCGCAAGGGACACGTCCTTGGCGTGTCGCCCCACGCCCCCGGAACCGCCTACGAAAACGCCCGGGTCATCGACGGCCGGGGCCTGACGCTTTTGCCCGGCTTGACCGACGCCCACGCCCATCTGCGCGAACCCGGCCAGGAATGGAAGGAAGACATCGCCTCGGGCCTGGCGGCGGCCGCCGCCGGGGGGTTTTCCAACGTCATGTGCATGGCCAATACCTCCCCGGTCAACGACACGGCCTCCATCACCGAACACATGACCAAGCGCGCCGCCGAAACCTGGCCGGGCGGCCCGCGCCTTTTTCCCATCGGGGCCCTGACCAGGGGGCTTTTGGGCAAGGAACTGGCCCCCATGGCCGAGCTGGCCCAGGCCGGATGCGTGGCCTTCTCCAACGACGGCCGCCCCGTGGCCGACGCCGAACTGTTCCGCCACGCCATGGAATACGCCTGGGACCTGGGACTTCGCGTCATCGACCACTGCGAGGAGCCCACCATGTCCCCGGGCGCGGGCATGAACGAAGGGCGGGTGTCCTCGCGCCTGGGCCTGCCCGGCCAGCCCGACGTGGCCGAGGCCATCCAGGTCGCCCGGGACGTGCTCCTGGCCGATTATCTGCGCATTCCCGTCCATCTGGCGCATGTGAGCTGCCGCCGCTCGGTGGAAATCATCGAACGGGCCAAGGCCCGGGGCGTGCCGGTCACGGCCGAGACCTGCCCCCATTACCTGCATTTCACCGAGGCCGAGGTGGAGGGCTACAACACCCTTGCCAAGGTCAGCCCGCCGCTGCGCACCCGGGACGACGTGCTGGCGCTGATCCAGGCCCTACGGGAAGGGGTCATCGACATCCTGGCCACGGACCACGCCCCCCATGCCGCCCACGAGAAGGAAACGCCCTTCGGCGAGGCCCCCTGCGGCATCTCGGGCCTGGAGACGGCGCTGTCCCTGTCGTTTGTGCTCACGGACAAGGGCATGCTCGACGCCGCAGACATCGTGCGGCTTTTTTCCTCGAATCCGGCCCGCCTCTTCAAGCTGCCGCACAATACGTTTACGCCCGGCGATCCGGCCGATTTCGTGCTGTTTGATCCCCGCCAGGCCTGGAAGGTCACGCCGGAATCGCTTTTCTCCAAAGGGAAAAACACCCCCTGCCTGGGCCGCACCCTGACCGGTCGGGTCATGGCCCTTTACATCGGGGGACAACCGGTCTTCACGCGCGGGGAATGCGCCCCGGCCGCCACGGCGGCCGCATCCCGCCGCACTCACGGGAGGAGTTCATGA
- a CDS encoding aspartate carbamoyltransferase catalytic subunit: protein MSWPHKDLLDVSQLSRDDVAVVMKTAASFREINARPVKKVPTLKGRSVVLFFAEPSTRTKTSFDMAGKRLSADTFALTKSGSSLVKGESLKDTVLTLLAMNPDAIVIRHGESGAAAFVAERVSCAVINAGDGRHAHPTQALLDAFTLLEKWGTLADKTVCILGDIAHSRVARSNVILLSMLGANVRLCGPRTLLPPSVDGWGVEVHSDLKKAVAGAHAVMCLRLQLERQQAGLLPDLREYAGRFCLSSATLTGADPDVKVLHPGPINRGIEISSELADAGQSLILDQVASGVAVRMALLHLFITRKDRGDKE, encoded by the coding sequence ATGAGCTGGCCCCACAAGGATCTGCTCGACGTTTCCCAGCTTTCCCGCGACGATGTGGCCGTGGTCATGAAGACCGCCGCCTCGTTTCGGGAGATCAATGCCCGTCCGGTCAAGAAGGTGCCCACGCTCAAGGGCCGAAGCGTGGTGCTTTTTTTCGCCGAACCGAGCACCCGCACCAAGACCTCCTTCGACATGGCCGGGAAGCGCCTGTCCGCCGACACCTTCGCCCTGACCAAGTCCGGCAGCTCCCTGGTCAAGGGAGAAAGCCTCAAAGACACGGTGCTCACGCTTTTGGCCATGAACCCAGACGCCATCGTCATCCGCCACGGGGAATCCGGCGCGGCGGCCTTTGTGGCCGAACGGGTGTCCTGTGCGGTGATCAACGCCGGCGACGGCCGCCACGCCCACCCCACCCAGGCCCTGCTCGACGCCTTCACCCTGCTGGAGAAGTGGGGGACGCTTGCGGACAAGACCGTGTGCATCCTGGGCGACATCGCCCACAGCCGGGTGGCCCGCTCCAATGTGATCCTTTTGTCCATGCTCGGGGCCAACGTGCGCCTGTGCGGGCCACGCACCCTTTTGCCGCCCTCGGTAGACGGTTGGGGGGTTGAGGTCCATTCCGACCTGAAAAAGGCCGTGGCCGGGGCCCACGCGGTCATGTGCCTGCGTTTGCAGCTTGAGCGCCAGCAGGCCGGGCTGTTGCCGGATCTGCGCGAATACGCCGGGCGTTTTTGCCTGTCCTCGGCCACGCTCACCGGGGCCGACCCGGACGTGAAGGTGCTGCACCCCGGCCCCATCAACCGGGGCATTGAAATTTCCTCGGAGCTGGCCGACGCGGGGCAAAGCCTCATTCTCGACCAGGTGGCCTCGGGCGTGGCCGTACGCATGGCCCTTTTGCACCTTTTCATCACCCGCAAGGACCGGGGTGACAAGGAGTAG
- a CDS encoding RsmB/NOP family class I SAM-dependent RNA methyltransferase, giving the protein MTAQSKAKAPRPAASKQAAPAATSPAAPLKKNHGTPPARAAALEALAKALPTAGKRPNRAMDLQAALDTALAHRDMDPRDTALAVELAYGFTRLRGRTEFLLSRHLKNPAGLPPPVLSAMGLAAHEILHLDRVPPYASVDWAVDRIKALAGSRLAGVANAVLRRMADEAGQAADMDCCRTPGADATTVLSRYYSCPAWIVALWRTAYGHETTLRFLAAQAAAPPTGLRVNARKPGARALFKTLAALPGCLMTVFPTLAFAPGTDFSHDGLNLDALLAAGRISRQSAAAQQALADLDPDGWPGPVFDACAGRGGKTTYLLEATDHAVWAADIHRGRLRALRAETIRLGLPDIPVFAASALCPPLGRAPGTILLDAPCSGLGVLSRRPDAKWKRTPADVADLARIQHGLLHAAMRRVAPGGLVAYVTCTLAPEENRGLVDRFLAETPEARLESLHEADPASPLGEFFFAACLRKQA; this is encoded by the coding sequence ATGACCGCGCAATCCAAAGCCAAGGCCCCCCGTCCGGCCGCCTCGAAGCAGGCTGCGCCTGCCGCCACAAGCCCCGCCGCACCCCTGAAAAAAAACCATGGAACCCCTCCGGCCCGGGCCGCCGCCCTGGAGGCCCTGGCCAAGGCCCTGCCGACAGCCGGAAAGCGGCCAAACCGGGCCATGGATCTGCAGGCCGCCCTGGATACGGCCCTGGCGCATCGGGACATGGACCCCCGGGATACGGCCCTGGCCGTGGAACTGGCCTATGGGTTCACCCGGCTGCGCGGCCGCACGGAATTTCTGCTCTCGCGACATCTGAAGAATCCGGCCGGACTGCCGCCGCCGGTGCTTTCCGCCATGGGCTTGGCCGCCCACGAAATCTTGCATCTGGACCGCGTCCCCCCCTACGCCTCGGTGGACTGGGCCGTGGACCGCATCAAGGCCCTGGCCGGGTCGCGGCTGGCCGGGGTGGCCAACGCCGTGCTGCGCCGCATGGCCGACGAGGCCGGGCAGGCGGCGGACATGGACTGCTGCCGCACCCCCGGGGCGGACGCGACCACGGTGCTTTCCCGGTACTATTCCTGCCCGGCCTGGATCGTGGCCCTGTGGCGCACGGCCTATGGCCACGAGACGACGTTGCGTTTTCTGGCCGCCCAGGCTGCGGCCCCGCCCACGGGGCTTAGGGTCAACGCCCGCAAACCGGGCGCACGGGCCCTATTCAAGACGCTGGCGGCCCTGCCCGGCTGTCTTATGACGGTGTTTCCCACCCTGGCCTTTGCCCCGGGCACGGATTTTTCCCACGACGGCCTGAACCTGGACGCCCTTTTGGCCGCCGGGCGCATCTCCCGGCAATCGGCGGCGGCCCAGCAGGCCCTGGCCGACCTGGACCCGGACGGCTGGCCCGGCCCGGTCTTCGACGCCTGCGCCGGGCGCGGCGGCAAGACCACATATCTTCTGGAGGCCACGGACCATGCCGTGTGGGCCGCCGACATACACCGGGGCAGGCTGCGGGCCCTGCGGGCGGAAACGATCCGTCTGGGGCTGCCGGACATCCCGGTCTTCGCCGCCTCGGCCCTGTGCCCGCCCCTTGGCCGGGCCCCCGGCACGATCCTTCTGGACGCGCCGTGCTCCGGGCTTGGGGTGTTGTCGCGGCGGCCCGACGCCAAATGGAAACGCACCCCGGCTGACGTGGCCGATCTGGCCCGCATCCAGCACGGACTGTTGCACGCCGCCATGAGGCGCGTGGCCCCGGGCGGGCTGGTGGCCTATGTAACCTGCACCCTGGCCCCGGAGGAAAATCGCGGGCTGGTGGACCGTTTTCTGGCCGAGACGCCCGAGGCGCGGCTGGAAAGCCTGCACGAGGCAGACCCCGCCTCGCCGCTTGGAGAATTTTTCTTCGCCGCCTGCCTGCGCAAACAGGCCTGA
- a CDS encoding DUF116 domain-containing protein, which produces MEHDEPSRKRLFIGLLTGTSLTVCVALAFLWIIPFVGLQNIHPGAPWIMGILLGAVILLVLWACLSLVASVALGRSILFSERLRGVTAKVFLPLMTLFGWMLGISKEKVRGSFIKVNNELVSSDAGKYEPKQILVLLPHCLQNSRCNRRLTYDIQNCKRCGKCPVAGLLDLADHYGAHLAIATGGTIARRIVVQKRPRLILAVACERDLASGIQDTYPIPVYGVLNERPHGPCLDTTVSLAALEQALRYFLKELPEGPPVAELLPTLGRGGLRGGRRAGRKAEEARTPGQPPSAASEAPEAPGAPDAQAASGGPGSS; this is translated from the coding sequence ATGGAACACGACGAACCCTCGAGAAAGCGCCTGTTCATCGGGCTTTTGACCGGCACCAGCCTGACGGTGTGCGTCGCGTTGGCCTTTTTATGGATCATTCCCTTCGTGGGCCTGCAAAATATCCACCCCGGCGCGCCCTGGATCATGGGCATCCTGCTCGGGGCGGTGATCCTTTTGGTCCTCTGGGCCTGCCTGAGTCTGGTGGCCAGCGTGGCGCTCGGGCGCTCGATCCTTTTTTCCGAGCGGCTGCGCGGGGTCACGGCCAAGGTCTTTTTGCCGCTGATGACCCTTTTCGGCTGGATGCTCGGCATCTCCAAGGAAAAGGTGCGCGGCTCGTTCATCAAGGTCAACAACGAACTCGTCTCATCCGACGCCGGGAAATACGAACCGAAGCAGATCCTGGTGCTTTTGCCCCATTGCCTGCAAAACAGCCGCTGCAACCGGCGTCTGACCTACGACATCCAGAACTGCAAACGCTGCGGGAAATGCCCCGTGGCCGGACTGTTGGACCTGGCCGACCATTACGGCGCGCATCTGGCCATCGCCACCGGCGGCACCATCGCCCGGCGCATCGTGGTCCAGAAACGGCCCCGGCTGATCCTGGCCGTGGCCTGCGAGCGCGATCTGGCCAGCGGCATCCAGGACACCTACCCCATCCCGGTCTACGGGGTCCTAAACGAACGGCCGCATGGCCCCTGCCTGGACACAACCGTCAGCCTGGCGGCCCTGGAGCAGGCCCTGCGCTATTTTCTCAAAGAGCTGCCCGAGGGACCGCCGGTGGCGGAGCTTCTGCCCACCCTGGGACGGGGCGGGCTGCGGGGCGGCAGACGGGCGGGCCGTAAAGCCGAGGAGGCCAGGACGCCCGGGCAGCCTCCATCCGCTGCCTCGGAGGCCCCTGAGGCCCCGGGCGCTCCTGACGCCCAGGCCGCTTCCGGCGGGCCGGGGTCTTCATGA
- the fmt gene encoding methionyl-tRNA formyltransferase, translated as MGTPDFAAAVLRGVLDAGACQVVAVYTQPDRPCGRGQACRPGPVKTLALEMGLPVLQPADFKSPDEVARLAAFEPDLLLVAAYGMLLPQAVLDVPKIMPINVHASLLPGYRGAAPVQRAILSGDTVTGATIMRMVKALDAGPILAQRALTIGFDDDAGTILSQMAAMGGTLLAETLTRMAAGPILEIPQDESRATYAAKIGKAEAEIRFDRPVMDVHNRIRAFSPKPGAFFHVRLRPGAPPLRVIAAPGRPESAPGGTPPEGAAPGTVLGLAEGNLRVACADGVYLIPRLRPAGKKEMTAEAFACGYLGKCPEGASPVCGPGDLDTTAAT; from the coding sequence ATGGGCACGCCGGATTTCGCGGCGGCCGTGCTGCGCGGGGTGCTGGACGCCGGGGCGTGCCAGGTGGTTGCGGTCTATACCCAGCCCGACCGGCCCTGCGGCCGAGGCCAGGCCTGCCGCCCGGGCCCGGTGAAGACCCTGGCCCTGGAAATGGGCCTGCCGGTCCTGCAACCGGCGGATTTCAAATCGCCGGACGAGGTGGCCCGGCTGGCCGCGTTTGAGCCGGACCTGCTTTTAGTGGCGGCCTACGGCATGCTTCTGCCCCAGGCGGTGCTGGACGTGCCGAAAATCATGCCCATAAACGTCCACGCCTCGCTTTTACCCGGCTATCGCGGCGCAGCCCCGGTGCAGCGGGCGATCTTAAGTGGCGACACCGTGACCGGCGCGACCATCATGCGCATGGTCAAGGCCCTGGACGCCGGGCCCATCCTGGCCCAGCGGGCGCTGACCATCGGCTTCGACGACGACGCCGGGACGATCCTGTCCCAGATGGCCGCCATGGGCGGGACGCTTCTGGCCGAGACGCTCACCCGCATGGCCGCCGGGCCCATCCTGGAGATTCCCCAGGACGAATCCCGGGCCACCTATGCAGCCAAGATCGGCAAGGCCGAGGCCGAGATCCGTTTCGACCGCCCGGTCATGGATGTCCATAACCGCATCCGGGCCTTTTCCCCCAAGCCCGGGGCCTTTTTTCATGTCCGGCTGCGGCCGGGCGCGCCGCCCCTGCGGGTCATCGCCGCCCCGGGACGGCCGGAATCCGCCCCCGGGGGAACGCCCCCCGAGGGGGCCGCGCCGGGTACGGTGCTGGGTCTTGCGGAGGGAAATCTGCGCGTGGCCTGCGCCGACGGGGTCTACCTGATCCCCCGCCTGCGTCCGGCCGGGAAAAAGGAGATGACGGCCGAGGCCTTCGCCTGCGGCTATCTGGGCAAATGTCCCGAGGGGGCCTCCCCGGTCTGCGGGCCGGGCGATCTGGACACAACGGCTGCGACGTGA
- the def gene encoding peptide deformylase, whose product MTRDIVKYPHPVLAQKAARIEEITPEIMALASDMAETMYVNQGIGLAANQVAEPVRLITVDISGPDKREELFALVNPEIVSAEGETETEEGCLSVKDYRSNVVRAEKVRVRGLDLSGNEVCLDAEGLLAVCLQHEIDHLEGTLFIDRISRLKRALYDKRARKWARKADQD is encoded by the coding sequence ATGACCAGGGACATCGTCAAATATCCGCATCCGGTTTTGGCCCAGAAGGCGGCGCGCATCGAGGAGATCACGCCGGAGATCATGGCCTTGGCGAGCGACATGGCCGAGACCATGTACGTCAACCAGGGCATCGGCCTGGCCGCCAACCAGGTGGCCGAGCCGGTGCGGCTGATCACCGTGGACATCTCCGGCCCGGACAAACGCGAGGAGCTTTTCGCGCTCGTCAACCCGGAGATTGTTTCGGCCGAGGGCGAGACGGAGACGGAGGAAGGCTGCCTGAGCGTCAAGGACTACCGGTCCAACGTGGTGCGGGCCGAAAAGGTCCGGGTGCGGGGGCTTGATCTGTCGGGCAACGAGGTCTGCCTTGACGCCGAAGGGCTTTTGGCGGTGTGCCTGCAGCACGAGATCGACCATCTGGAAGGCACGCTTTTCATTGACCGCATAAGCCGCCTGAAAAGGGCCTTATACGATAAAAGGGCGAGAAAATGGGCCAGGAAGGCGGATCAGGACTAA
- the aspS gene encoding aspartate--tRNA ligase, with protein sequence MSDALPRETALLDDLGDWRRTHSCGQLTKAAIGQTVTLMGWAQYRRDHGGLIFIDLRDRKGLTQVVFSPDDAPAAHDKAHDLRVEYVLAITGLVRARPEGMVNPNMATGEIEVVVSDFKLLNTAATPAFPIEDRTDAAESLRLKYRYLDLRRPKLAANFLARHKASMSVRRYLDALGFLEVETPILTKSTPEGARDFLVPSRVNQGSFYALPQSPQLFKQMLMMSGMDRYYQIVRCFRDEDLRADRQPEFTQIDIEMSFVDEAQVMEMAEGMVMGIFRDAAGVELPSPFPRMTYATAIADYGLDKPDIRFDLKLKDVTHVVRESGFRVFAKAELVKGLRVPGGGELSRKEIDDLTEYVKIYGAQGLAWIKIKPGEWQSPFAKFLSEAERDGLARELSLEEGDIVFFQAGPADMVNTALGYLRLKLGERFNLIPEGAYAPVWITDFPLFEYDPEAKRFVARHHPFTSAAPGHLDILENEPEKALARAYDLVLNGYEIGGGSIRIHTPEAQRRMFAALGLDEAETSEKFGFFLRALEHGTPPHGGIAFGLDRIIMLLCGSKSIRDVIAFPKTQKAACLLTDAPNTVAPGQLRELGIKTRKKEE encoded by the coding sequence ATGAGCGACGCCCTCCCCCGCGAAACCGCCCTGCTTGACGATCTGGGCGACTGGCGGCGCACCCATTCCTGCGGCCAGTTGACCAAGGCCGCCATCGGCCAGACCGTGACGCTGATGGGCTGGGCCCAATATCGCCGCGACCACGGCGGGCTGATCTTCATCGACCTGCGCGACCGCAAGGGGCTCACCCAGGTGGTGTTTTCCCCGGACGACGCCCCGGCCGCCCACGACAAGGCCCACGACCTGCGCGTGGAATACGTGCTGGCCATCACCGGGCTGGTGCGCGCCAGGCCCGAGGGCATGGTCAACCCGAACATGGCCACGGGCGAGATCGAGGTGGTGGTTTCCGATTTCAAGCTTTTAAACACCGCCGCCACTCCGGCCTTCCCCATTGAGGACCGCACCGACGCGGCCGAATCCCTGCGTCTCAAATACCGCTACCTGGACCTGCGCCGTCCCAAGCTGGCGGCCAACTTCCTGGCCCGGCACAAGGCCTCCATGAGCGTGCGCCGCTACCTGGATGCCCTGGGATTCCTCGAAGTCGAAACCCCCATCCTGACCAAAAGCACCCCCGAGGGGGCGCGCGATTTCCTGGTCCCCAGCCGGGTCAACCAGGGCTCGTTCTACGCCCTGCCCCAGTCGCCGCAGCTTTTCAAACAGATGCTCATGATGTCCGGCATGGACCGCTACTACCAGATCGTGCGCTGCTTCCGGGACGAAGACCTGCGCGCCGACCGCCAGCCCGAATTCACCCAGATCGACATTGAAATGTCCTTCGTGGACGAGGCCCAGGTCATGGAGATGGCCGAGGGCATGGTCATGGGCATCTTCCGCGACGCCGCTGGCGTCGAGCTGCCCTCGCCCTTCCCGCGCATGACCTACGCCACGGCCATCGCCGACTACGGCCTGGACAAGCCGGACATCCGCTTCGACTTAAAGCTCAAGGACGTGACCCATGTGGTGCGCGAATCGGGCTTCCGGGTCTTCGCCAAGGCCGAACTGGTCAAAGGTCTGCGCGTGCCCGGCGGGGGGGAGCTTTCCCGCAAGGAGATCGACGACCTCACGGAATACGTCAAAATCTATGGAGCCCAAGGGCTGGCCTGGATCAAGATCAAGCCCGGGGAATGGCAATCGCCCTTCGCCAAGTTCCTCTCCGAGGCTGAACGCGACGGCCTGGCCCGGGAACTCTCCCTCGAAGAGGGCGACATCGTGTTCTTCCAGGCCGGCCCGGCGGACATGGTCAACACCGCCCTGGGCTATCTGCGCTTAAAGCTCGGCGAACGCTTCAATCTCATCCCCGAAGGCGCCTACGCCCCGGTGTGGATTACCGATTTCCCGCTCTTCGAATACGACCCCGAGGCCAAACGCTTCGTGGCCCGGCACCATCCCTTCACCTCGGCCGCGCCCGGGCATCTGGACATCCTGGAAAACGAACCGGAAAAGGCCCTGGCCCGGGCCTATGACCTGGTTTTAAACGGCTACGAGATCGGCGGCGGCTCCATCCGCATCCACACCCCCGAGGCCCAACGCCGCATGTTCGCCGCCCTGGGCCTTGACGAGGCCGAGACCTCCGAAAAGTTCGGGTTCTTCCTGCGCGCCCTGGAACACGGCACGCCGCCCCACGGCGGCATTGCCTTCGGCCTGGACCGCATTATCATGCTCCTATGCGGGTCCAAATCCATCCGGGACGTCATCGCCTTCCCCAAGACCCAGAAGGCGGCCTGCCTCTTGACCGACGCCCCCAATACCGTGGCCCCCGGCCAACTGCGCGAATTGGGCATCAAGACCCGCAAGAAGGAAGAATAA
- the hisS gene encoding histidine--tRNA ligase, producing the protein MDKIQKIKGFADLFAPESDVFSHIERTAARVFALYGYREARIPLLERTELFARSIGAQTDVVQKEMYTFPDRKGRSLTLRPEATAGLLRAYVEQKLCAAEGVAKLFAHGPMFRYERPQKGRMRQFHQVDVEALGSPEPALDAEMLIMLDHFLTDLGITNTTTQLNSLGCRQCRPVYLDALRDFLRGMHKEKLCEDCLRRKLINPLRVLDCKVPGCRELTLDAPKITDYLCPDCLDHFDAVKGLLDAAGMAYELAPRLVRGLDYYVRTTFEIVSGDIGAQSSIAGGGRYDGLVADLGGPDTPGIGFACGMERLALLVSGLPDAKPDFDVAILDPAALEPALLMAQSLRRLGYRGETPYRPGSAKSGLRRAGRLGARLCLILGEAELVQGVVQVKDLADGAQSAVSMDALAEFFAARIGRPQGLPG; encoded by the coding sequence ATGGACAAAATTCAAAAAATCAAAGGTTTCGCGGACCTGTTCGCACCGGAAAGCGACGTCTTCTCCCACATCGAACGCACCGCCGCCCGGGTCTTTGCCCTCTACGGCTACCGCGAGGCCCGCATCCCGCTTTTGGAACGCACCGAGCTTTTCGCCCGGTCCATCGGCGCACAGACCGATGTGGTGCAAAAGGAGATGTATACCTTCCCGGATCGCAAGGGCCGTTCCCTGACGCTTCGGCCCGAGGCCACGGCCGGGCTTTTGCGGGCCTATGTGGAGCAAAAGCTTTGCGCCGCCGAGGGCGTGGCCAAGCTCTTCGCCCACGGCCCCATGTTCCGCTACGAGCGGCCCCAAAAGGGACGCATGCGCCAGTTCCACCAGGTGGACGTGGAGGCTCTGGGCTCGCCGGAACCGGCCCTGGACGCGGAAATGCTCATCATGCTCGACCACTTTCTCACCGATCTGGGCATCACGAACACCACCACCCAGCTCAATTCCCTGGGCTGCCGCCAGTGCCGCCCCGTCTACCTCGACGCCCTGCGGGATTTTTTGCGCGGCATGCACAAGGAAAAGCTGTGCGAGGACTGCCTGCGCCGCAAGCTTATCAATCCCCTGCGCGTCCTGGACTGCAAAGTCCCCGGCTGCCGGGAGCTGACCCTGGACGCCCCCAAAATCACGGACTACCTGTGCCCCGACTGCCTGGATCACTTCGACGCGGTCAAGGGCCTTTTGGACGCGGCCGGGATGGCCTATGAGCTGGCCCCCCGGTTGGTGCGCGGCCTGGACTACTACGTGCGCACCACCTTCGAGATCGTCTCCGGCGACATCGGGGCCCAGTCCTCCATCGCCGGGGGAGGCCGCTACGACGGGCTGGTGGCCGACCTGGGCGGCCCGGACACCCCGGGCATCGGGTTTGCCTGCGGCATGGAGCGGCTGGCGCTGCTGGTTTCCGGCCTGCCGGACGCAAAACCCGACTTCGACGTGGCCATCCTCGACCCGGCCGCCCTTGAGCCCGCCCTGCTCATGGCCCAATCCCTGCGCCGCCTGGGATATCGCGGCGAGACGCCCTACCGGCCCGGCAGCGCCAAAAGCGGCCTGCGCCGCGCCGGACGCCTGGGGGCGCGGCTGTGCCTGATCCTGGGCGAGGCCGAACTGGTCCAGGGCGTGGTCCAGGTCAAGGATCTGGCCGACGGGGCCCAGTCCGCCGTGTCCATGGACGCCCTGGCCGAGTTCTTCGCGGCCCGGATCGGCCGACCGCAAGGGCTGCCAGGCTAA
- a CDS encoding class I SAM-dependent methyltransferase: protein MWDTDAARRYDAWFTTPRGAFALRREVRLLEHMASGWPRRGQRLLEIGCGTGIFLEVLHQAGFDVAGLDKSPAMLEAARARMGALADLHLGDAEHLPFDDNEFDFAVILTVLEFCPDPGLALREAARVARKGLIIGFLNRLSLHWLFTRGLPGSRGGSILGQARWFLPWEMQQLAMENLGRRPYVCRSVLPGPMATWRDTPPWRRLNAPILPLPLGAFCAARVDLLGDPVTTPLHALKAKPGIG from the coding sequence ATGTGGGACACGGATGCGGCACGGCGCTACGACGCCTGGTTCACCACCCCCCGGGGGGCCTTCGCCCTGCGCCGGGAGGTGCGCCTGCTTGAGCACATGGCCTCGGGCTGGCCGCGCCGTGGGCAGCGTCTCCTGGAGATCGGCTGCGGCACGGGCATCTTTCTGGAGGTGTTGCACCAGGCCGGATTCGACGTGGCCGGGCTGGACAAGTCCCCGGCCATGCTGGAGGCCGCCCGGGCCCGCATGGGCGCCCTGGCCGACCTGCACCTGGGCGACGCCGAGCATCTGCCCTTCGACGATAACGAGTTCGACTTCGCGGTCATTTTGACGGTGCTGGAGTTCTGCCCGGACCCGGGACTGGCCCTGCGCGAGGCCGCCCGGGTGGCCCGCAAGGGCCTGATCATCGGCTTCTTGAACCGTCTGTCCCTGCACTGGCTGTTCACCCGGGGCCTGCCCGGCAGCCGGGGCGGATCGATCCTCGGGCAGGCCAGGTGGTTTCTGCCCTGGGAGATGCAGCAATTGGCCATGGAAAATCTGGGGCGGCGGCCGTACGTCTGCCGCAGCGTGCTCCCCGGCCCCATGGCCACCTGGCGCGACACCCCGCCCTGGCGGCGCCTCAACGCGCCGATCCTGCCCCTGCCCCTGGGGGCCTTTTGCGCCGCCCGGGTGGACCTTCTGGGCGACCCCGTCACCACGCCCCTGCATGCGCTCAAGGCCAAGCCGGGCATCGGCTGA